From a region of the Zingiber officinale cultivar Zhangliang chromosome 4B, Zo_v1.1, whole genome shotgun sequence genome:
- the LOC121978707 gene encoding F-box/LRR-repeat protein At1g67190-like — translation MEHLPVEIIDSIFSRLGSARDVAAASATCRKWREAYIKQLPLEVIGNILSRLESARVAVVVSATCRKWREAYIKHLHTLSFNSNDWPCSINPRQLETIMIEVIFGAKGLQHLSIHLDTFHEFLDGPIIACLLHTSGTLRSLSYNALTTPAVNVLDKCGQEKLEVLVLDYKSLTEIKPSYKIFTCLIALSLRHVKISAFDLGRVLGACPRIESLTLDAMEIVTSDSDSPMELSSTTLKFLLLKSIVVDRIVLEADNLESLHLNDLNLDSFELIGKNNLEHLKIHDVIVSYLNIGEYLGHLKIVDVSNVTIMVLQFYHMISRASKLRTLRLWGVVFEYEDEVINSEFIIVSFPELKHIALSYETSNELLYNWLKSSSMLENVDVLELRFTVISENFGQWIFGMIEKSPNLKKLVIHDTLWKTRIPEEHQMLANINLFIVSLMSKYIHIDLQFVYD, via the coding sequence ATGGAGCACCTTCCTGTGGAAATCATCGACAGCATATTTTCTCGTCTCGGAAGTGCTCGAGATGTTGCTGCTGCATCTGCAACTTGCCGAAAATGGAGAGAAGCCTACATCAAACAACTTCCTTTGGAAGTCATTGGCAACATACTTTCTCGTCTCGAAAGTGCTCGAGTTGCAGTTGTTGTATCTGCAACTTGCCGAAAATGGAGAGAAGCCTACATCAAGCACCTCCATACACTTTCCTTCAATTCTAATGATTGGCCCTGCAGTATCAACCCTAGGCAGCTAGAGACCATTATGATAGAGGTCATATTCGGAGCAAAGGGATTGCAGCATCTTTCAATTCATCTGGACACATTTCATGAATTTCTAGATGGCCCAATCATTGCTTGTCTTTTGCACACCAGTGGAACCTTGCGGAGTTTATCCTACAATGCACTCACAACTCCAGCCGTCAATGTTTTAGATAAATGTGGTCAAGAGAAGCTGGAGGTTCTGGTTCTAGATTATAAATCTCTTAcagaaatcaaaccaagttacAAAATATTTACTTGTCTTATAGCCCTCTCTTTAAGACATGTTAAGATCTCTGCTTTTGATCTGGGTCGCGTATTAGGTGCCTGCCCAAGAATAGAGTCCTTGACTCTTGATGCTATGGAAATTGTAACTTCAGATTCTGATTCTCCAATGGAGCTAAGTAGTACTACTTTGAAGTTTTTACTTCTAAAGTCAATAGTAGTGGACAGAATAGTTTTGGAGGCCGATAATCTTGAGAGTTTGCATTTAAATGACCTAAACCTTGATTCTTTTGAGTTAATTGGTAAAAACAATCTTGAACATCTGAAGATCCATGATGTTATTGTTTCTTATTTGAATATCGGTGAATACTTGGGCCATTTGAAGATTGTTGATGTGAGTAACGTTACGATAATGGTTCTCCAATTTTATCATATGATCTCCCGAGCATCTAAATTAAGAACATTGAGGCTATGGGGAGTAGTGTTTGAATATGAGGACGAGGTGATTAATTCTGAATTTATTATTGTTTCGTTCCCAGAACTTAAACATATAGCGTTAAGCTATGAAACTAGCAATGAGCTACTCTATAATTGGCTGAAAAGCTCGTCAATGTTGGAGAACGTTGATGTATTAGAACTGAGATTCACTGTTATAAGTGAGAATTTTGGGCAGTGGATTTTTGGAATGATTGAGAAATCTCCAAATCTGAAGAAATTAGTCATCCATGATACACTTTGGAAGACGAGAATCCCTGAAGAACATCAAATGTTGGCTAATATTAACTTATTTATAGTTTCTCTCATGAGCAAGTATATTCACATTGACTTGCAATTTGTGTATGACTGA